The nucleotide window CTATGGCCTGCGCGATTTCAAACGATTCTTATCTGGACCGCGGTATGCGCAGAAATATGTTGATGCAGCCGTGGAGGCCGGTGTGCAGATATCAACATTGAGCACTGCAACAGAGTGGGTTAATGATTCACAAGTACGGGTTACATCCCCCGCCGGAATAGAAACAATTACTGCGCGATCAATTATTTTGGCAACAGGTGCTCGAGAACGAGCACGAGCCGCACGCGCTGTACCGGGTAAACGTCCTGCAGGTATCTACACAACAGGATCACTGCAACAGAGCACATACCTTGAAGATTTAGAGATCGGAACCCGCGCAGTTGTAGTTGGCGCAGAACACGTTTCATTCTCTGCTGTGATGACTCTTAAGCATGCTGGAGTGAAAACAGTTGCGATGCTGACGGATAAGAACAAGCACGAAAGCATTGGTCTTGTCCGCGTGGCACTGGGAATTTGGTATCGCTTTAAGTTGATCACAAAGACCGAAATCGTTGAAGTACTGGGAGACAAAAGAGTCACTGGCGTGCGCATCCGCCGCGCGGGAGTTGAAAGTGTTATTGCCTGTGACACCATTGTCTTTACAGGCAATTGGATTCCAGATAACGAACTAGTACGCCGCGGTGGTTTTGCCATTGATTCGATCTATAAATCCCCTGTTGTAAATGCCACAGCCCAGATAAGTGGTACTTCTATTTATGCCATTGGCAACTTAGTACTGCCTATAAAGGCCGCCGATCAATGCGCGGTAGATGCAAAGACAGTGGCTAAGAAAGTTGCAGCAAGCCTGCGTTAAGGCTGAACCACAATTCGCACGACATCTTCAGGCGTTGCACTGCCCTTGAGCTCTGCATCCACATTCGTTGTGATTCCGTTTATTTGCGCTGCTGCCAAAAATGTTAATTGCGATGCAATCTCGACCATCCAGTAAAACGCCGCCGGTCCTGCGCGATCCAGGATTCGCTGGGCCGTTGCAATCTGGGCATCGCTAAATTTCTCGCGATCATTTTTATCATCATCGATGACAGAGAGTAAGAAACGTTTAATATCTAGTCCAATGCCTGTGGGGTCAGTTGAGTTTTCGACGAGCTCTTTGAGTTCGGCGTCTAGGCCGCGCGGTTTCTTCTTACGCTTTTTACGGTTGAGAAATAGAAAGATGATCAGGGCTATGGCTATGAATTCGAACATGCCTCAAAGTTACAGGCCGTGACTGACAAAACTAGCCTAGACAGTTAGGCGCTTACGCAGTTCCTCTAGTTCACCCTTGCTTGCAGAAGAGACGCGCTGTGAAATAACACCGCGCTCGAGTAAGAGAATTTGCGATGCCATGGCAATTGTAAAGTCTAAATTTTGTTCAACTATCAAGATGGCATTGTTCTTGCCGTAGGTAATGAGTCGATCTTGGATTTCATCGACCACACCGTGCCACACACCCTCTGTTGGTTCATCCATCACAAGCAGAGTTGGTTGTCCGATTAATGCACGGGCAATGCCAACCATCTTGCGCTCTCCACCACTCATAGTTCCGGCCTTTTGATCGAGGCGGTCTGCAAGTTTTGGAAATATGTCCAAGACTGGCTCTAGGTCTGTTCGTTGTTTTTTAGGCAGGCGGGATGCTCCGATTAACAAATTTTCACGTACAGATAGATCAGAAAATACTGGGCGATCTTGTGGCACATATCCAATTCCAAGTCGAGTTCGCGCATAGGTTGAATTGTTTGTAATTTCTTTACCCTCAAAAGAAATCACTCCTGCACTTGGTTTAATAAATCCCATAATTGTCTGAAGCAGAGTGGATTTTCCAGCACCGTTTCGCCCAACTATTGCTGTGACTCCAGTTTTTGGAATCGCAAAAGATAGATCAAAGAGGACTTGGCTAGCCTCGTAACCACCACTTAAATTATTGATTTCTAAGTAATTATCAGACACGGGTGAGGTAAACCTCCTTCACCCTTGGATCATTTTCAATTTCCTGTGGAGTTCCGGTGGCAACGATGTTTCCATGGTGTAACACAGAGATGCGATTACACAGCTCCTTAATGAAATCTAAATCATGCTCAACTATTAAGACTCCACATTTTTTGGAGGCTTTCTTAATGAGTACAGCAGTGTCAGCACGTTCTTTTGGACTCATGCCCGCAGTTGGTTCATCGAGAAGTAAAAGGATTGGATCAACTGCCATAGCCATAGCGATTTCAAGCCATTGTTGTTGGCCATGTGAAAGTGATTTGGCTGGCTCATTTAAATACTCTTCGAGTTGAAACTCTTTTGCTAACTCAAGAATCTTCACTTCAAAAGCCTTTAAGGATGCGCTTCGAAGTTGCCTCCAGATGGATTCCTTGGCTTGCAGTGAAATCAAGAGATTTTCGCGAACTGTTTTCTCAAGATAGATACGTGCTAATTGAAATTTAATCGCCATTCCAGCTTTGGCTCTATTTTGTGGAGTTTTATTCGTGATGTCGCTTCCTTCAAGCAATATTGAGCCCTCGGTTGCGATTGTGCGACCACAAATTGTGTGAAGCAGAGTTGATTTACCTGAACCATTAGGACCAATTAATCCTACGATTTCATTTTGATTGATAAACATGGATGCGTTATCCACGGCTATAAGTGAGCCGAATTTTTTAGTAACTGAAGTGATCTCTAGAAGCTTCATGCGTGCGACTTCTTTCGGCGAGATTCACGAATTTTGGCTGGAAGTGATGTAAGTCCTTTAGGCAAGAAAATCATTGTGAGCAACAACATGAAGCCAACCAATATTGGCCACAAACTTGGTAGAGCATTTTGCATTTGGATATTAACTACTTGAAGAACGGTTAAGGCAATCAGTGGTCCATAAAATGTGCCTCGGCCACCTAAAACTACCCATAGAACTGTGGTTGTAGAAAGAGCGAGTCCGCTCATTGAAGGCGATACGAATCCTTCAGAAACTGCAAAGAGTGCGCCTCCTGATGCAGCAAGGGCTGCAGAAAATACAAAGACAGCGATTTGAACAACTGAGCGCTTGTATCCAAAAAACTCAGCGCGCTCTTCATCATCGCGCACCGCATTCATTGTTAGACCAAATTGAGAGTTAACAACAATTATGCAAAGAATCAAAGCAACTGCGAAGACTGCGAAGGCAAGAAAGAAGAGTCCCATCGCTGAGCCGATTTCTTTGCCAAAGATTGTTGGATATGGAATTCCCGGTATTCCATTTCCTGATCCTAATAAGGTCCAGCTATTTGCAAGTCGCTCACAAATATATGAAATTGCAAGAGTGACAAGTGCGACATATAGCTCGCCGACTCGTTTACCAGAGAATAAGAAAATGCCCAGTACCAAGCCAACTAAAGCGCCTGCAATTATTGCGACAAGAAGTAGCTTTCCGATGTCGGTATTTGTTGACTTAGTCGTGACAAGGCCGACGACGTAACCACCAATGCCGAAAAGGGCTGCTTGGCCGAATGTGAAGATACCTGTTTGTCCCCAACACATTTCAACACTGAGAACAAGTATTCCGTAAATGAGTATTCGAGTAACGATTTGAGTTAAGTAATCGTTACCTGCCACAAAAAGAACAGGACTAAGAATCGGTATCGCAAGAAGTACTGCAATACCGATTCTTAGCCTGTTTTTTATTATTTTGGTTTTACCTTACTGCTTCTTTGCGCATTCGTAAGGAGCGATAGTTCCTAGCTTCTTTACGATGGTATTTGAACCGTCGGCATTTGACTTACCGAGGTACATAGGCAAATTAAGGTGCTTTGTGCCTGGTGCAAAGGAAACAGGTCCACCGATTGATTGCTTCAGTGAAATTGAATCCATTGCCTTATTTACCTTTGCAGTATCGAAGGACCCTGCCTTTTCAACTGCTGCTTTCCATAGGTAAATACTGCGATACCAAGCAGGTGCGTTAAATGTTGCAGAGAACAAACCTGCAGCTTCTGGATGTTGCTTGTTGAACTTAGCAACAGTTGCCTTTGTGAATGGATCTGTAACAGGAAGATAGAAATCCTGTACACCGATCAAACCTTCGGCTTGCTTTCCAATGATTGGGTTAATGCCCTCATCAAAGAGTGTTCCAGCAATTGTTCCCTTATATCCGCCATCAACAACACCCTTAATAAATGGTCCTGTTCCTGGAAGAACGACAACTTCAAAGAGAGCATCAGCCTTTGAAGCAAGAACCTTGCTCACTAGGTTTGATGCATCTGTCATATCAAGTGGAACATATTCTTCGCCAACGATTGAACCGCCACCGGCAAGAACTACCTGACGAACACGAGCAAGAATGTTACGTGGGTACAGATAATCACTTCCTGCTAAGAAGAAGGTCTTCTTTCCAAGTGAAAGAAGGTGCTTAACAGTTGGGTCTACCTGTTGGTTTGGTGCAGAACCTGTGTTCCAGACGTTATTGCTGCACTCGTTGCCTTCATATGATGCTGGCCAGATGTATAGAGTCTTGCCGCGCTTTGCAATCACGTCGCGAATTGCAACGCGTGTAAAGCTAGCAACGCCACCGACAACAACAGCAACCTTGTCTTGGTTGACTAGCTTGCTTGCAACCTGAGTTGCAACTGCTGGATCTGTAGCACTATCTGCCAAAACCATTTCAAGTTTGCGGCCAAGAACGCCACCACTTTTATTGATTTCATTGATTGTGAACTGAGCAACAGCCTTGTTGGATTTTCCAACAATTCCGAATGCACCAGTCATATCTGTAAGCACACCAATTTTCACTGTCTGTGCTGCTTGCGCAGGAGCAAACGTCAAAGCGCCGAGCATTGCAACAGCAGATGCCAGGATCGCAGTGTTGCGACGAGTACTTCCCTTCTTGAATATGTTCTTATTCATTTCTCTCCCTATTACTATTTCGTTTGTTTTGAACAGGACTTGCTTGATTACATGAATTAAATTCACTGTGAACTTATCGCCCCCTCTGGAAAATACCGACTGGGCGAAAGCGCATGAAGATGATTGCCAAAAGGACAACCAAAATTTGTCCAGTTACTGGACTAATAAATTGACCAAGGACCGCACCTGGCACGGCAATTAACGCAGCACCTGCAAGTGGCCCACCAAATTGACCAAGCCCGCCGATCATCACCGCGATAAACATCAGGATCAAGTTGTCGTATCCTAAATTTGGATAAAGCGTTTGCAGGGGCACAATCATTGCGCCTGCAAAACCAGAGAGCGCAGAACCAACGGCATATGTTCCGGCATACATCCACTTAGTAGAAATACCTGAAACAGATACTAACTCTGGGTTATCAAGAGTGGCTCGAACTTTCATTCCAAGATTCGTTTTTAGCAATATCAAGCCGATAGCAATTGCAAGGAGCAATGTGACGACCATGATCACGATGCGCCAGACAGGAAGGCTTGCACCCCCGATATCTATTGAGGATTGAATCGGAGCATCAACAGGTGATGATTGTGTGGACATTCTTGTGCGAAGTGACTCGCGCATAATCAAACCAATTGCGAATGTTGCAAGCAGGGCGCCCTGCGGGTTTACATAAAAACGATGAATGATTGTTCGCTCAAGGAGCAAGCCAAAGAGTCCCACAACTATTGGGGCAAGAATGATTCCAATCCACAAATTATCTAGGTACTTGCCACATAGAAAGGCTGTGACAGCGCCAAGTAAAACCAACTCGCCTTGGCACATGTTAAATACCTTCATCATGCCCACGATAATTGCCATTCCAATTACCAAAAGAATCAAAACTGACGAAAGACTTAAAACGTCAAAGATTCCGCGGATAACTGTTGGGCTCATTTTTATTAGCCCTTCGCCACTTCTGTTAAGAATTTGAGCTTGGATTTAATCCCTTGAATTCGCTCTTCCTGCCACTCGTGAAGTTTCTGATCGGGTAAAACATCCCAAAATTCTGCAAGTGCATCCTTCATCTCTGTTTCTACGCCAGCCAAAGTTTCGATGACAGCAAGCCCGCAAAAAGGAACATAGGTGGGTGAATATCCACCTTCGTGTGTCATAACGATTTTTCCACCACAAACTTTTTGCGCCACTTTCATAAGCGCTGCCGTCATCTCGCGATAACCAGTGGCTGTAACAATCATGCGACCAAGTGGATCTGTCATTGCAGCATCAAATCCACAGCAGACGACGATTAACTCTGGCTTGAACTTTTCGATCGCAGGAAAGGCAATCTCTTCGAGTGCTCGCAAATATGCACCGTTTCCACTACCTGCAGGAAGTGGAACATTTATTGCGTAACCGCTTCCGGCACCTTCGCCTTGTTCGGTGACATGTCCGCTATCAGGTGGAAAGAGACCATCTTGATGCATTGAGATCGTTAGAACGTTTGGATCAGCATAAAAAATAGATTGTGTGCCGTTGCCGTGATGAACATCCCAATCAAGCACAGCAACTCGCTTCACACCTAAGTGCTTCTGTGCATATCTAATTGCGATTGCGGCATTAGCGAAAATGCAAAAACCCATTCCTGTTTCTACGCGAGCATGATGCCCAGGTGGGCGAATCAATGCATATGCATTAGTGACCTCACCTGATACGACAGCTTTGGTGGCAGCAATTGCGCCACCTGCTGCCCACAATGCAATTTCATATGAACCTGTACCAAAGGGACTCAATCCATCACCGGCATCGCCGCCAACAGGAGTTGCACTGTCTCGTTTAATTCGATCTATATATTCTTTTGGATGAACTAAGGAGATATCTTCAACCGTTGCCTGAATCGCAGGAATTCTCTTTAATTTCTTACTTAATCCAGATACTTCAATTGCACTTGCTAATCTAACTTTTGAATCAGCACTTTCAAAGTGCTCGTATGGTTGTGCATTTAATCCAGCAGGGGATGCTCCAGCGGCGTTGCCTGTGTTATGCCAACCGTAAATTTCTTCCCAAACGTAACCAGTAGGCATTCTTTTGACGCAGACCCCCGGTTCTTAAGCTGGATGAGAAATGCTATTGCGTGAACACTATCTAGTTCACTTGGCAATAACTAGGGGTTACTGACCAGTTTTCAAATAATTTGGGCCAAAATCACGCGTGCTTGGTCGCCAAAGTGTGGACTGCCTTTTTCATAGACATCGATTCGTAAAATCTCTGGTGCAGTAATTCTTTTAGCATCTGCCAATGAATCAAGTTCGCCTTGAAAATTTTTTCCTTCAAAGTGTTCGTTGTTCACACCAATAACAATCCAACCTGCAGGACGTACAAGGGATAAAACATTCTTTAGCGCATCTGGTCCAAGGTGACCATGTGTAAATGTTCCAGAACAAATGAGTGCGTCATAGGATTCAAATGTGTTCACAACGCTTTGCGTCAGATCGCATTCGCTCAAGTTTGTATAGACCAGTGAATCATCTGTGCGCTGCTTACGACGTGCTTCAGCCAACATTTCTGGTGAGATATCTAAGCCATCAATAAAAAGGTGCGGACGCAAATGAGATAAGTACATTCCAGTTAATCCTGTGCCACAACCTATGTCTATTACTCTGGCTAATTCATCGGCATCAGTTGGCACATGTTCATTAAAGACTTCTGAGATCGCCTTGGGATATCGGTACTGTTTCGCATCGACAAAGGATGATTCATATGTGGCGGCCCACTTGGCGTATAAACGACGATTATCTTCTGGAGTCTTTACTGAGTACGCCTCATCTAATCCGAGGGCCTTTTCATCTGACATGAGCGAAAGTTTATGGATTTGGGATAAGGATTGCTAGTGCTCTGTCAGTTCCCTATGCCAAACTGCATCTATGAGTTGGTGGACAGATTTCAAAGCAAAGAGAGCGCTCAAGAGAGCTCGCTCGCAATACCAGAGTGATTACTCGGATTGGCAGCGAGATGTTGAGATTTTTAAGAAGATTGAATCTGCTTTTGAATTAGCAATTAAGGGTGAAGACTCTGTTCCAAATAACACTGTGCAGAAAAAAGGTGAAATCATTTTGTGGCAAGGCCAGGGCCAAATGCACGAAACAGGGCGAACACCAGGTCGCTACGTTGGTACTTCGCAAGGATTTAGCATTCCCCTTGTTGGTGGGATCCGCTATCGAGTAGGTGCACAGCGTGGAACATTTGTTGCAGGAGATGAAGTCCAGGCATACAAAGAAGTGGGACAGGTTTTACTCACCACTGAACGTGTTTTATTCAATGGCCAGATGAATACCAAAGAGTGGGCTTTTGCCAAATGGAATGGCGCGTCCACAACAGCAGATGAATCAGATTACATTTTCCACGTCAGTAACCGACAGAAAACTTCAGGAATTTTCTTTGGCGCTACCCAGGGCCGCGAATTCAATCGCTTCTTAGCCCAAGCCATTAATTGCGCAGAAGAAGGCGTTGATGTTGTTCTTAAAAGTGTTCGCAAGCAAATCAAAGAGTTGGCCGAAGATGAACCACAGGCGCCAACGCCAGCATCGATTGAATCTGCTCGTATTGCACAGTTAGCCATTGATGCGCCGAAGAATTAAGCCGGGCGGAAAGAGTCTTTAGCTTCTGTCTGTGCGTGCTTGATCATGATGTGACGAGTAACAGAGTATTCAGCAACTGATTCTGCGCTCATATCTTTTCCAAAGCCACTGCCCTTTACTCCCCCATGCGGTGCTTCGGACGCAATTGGCAAGTGATCATTGATCCAGGTAACACCAACTTCTAATTGATGTGTCACACGCATTGCGCGTGCAACATCGGTAGTCCAAACAGATGATGCCAAACCGTAAGCACAATCATTAGCAAGTGAAATTGCTTCATCCTCTGTGCTAAATGGTAGAACCACAACTACAGGTCCAAAGATCTCTTTTTGAACTGCTTCACTATTTTGCTTTGCATCAGTAATAAGTGTGGGAGGGTAATAAAAACCATCTATATCTGGGATGAATCCACCGGTGTGAATTGTGGCCCCGGCAGATTTAGCGTTTTCTACGAACGAGTGAACTCGTGTGCGATGTTCGGCGCTAATAAGCGGGCCAATATCACTTGAGGGATCCTGTGGGTCTCCATATTTTATGGATGACATCACAGAAGTTAATTCCTTTACAGCAGCATCAAATTTGGATGTGTGAACATAAATACGTGTGGCTGCTGTGCAATCTTGTCCGGTGTTATATGTAGAACCCATCGCAAGTGCGTGCGCCATTGCTTTGATATCAGCATCTTCAAAGACAATTGCGGGTGCTTTGCCACCGAGTTCGAGGTGTAAACGCTTTGTGGTCTTTGATGCTTCAGCCATGATTGCTTGGCCCGTTGTGGTGGCACCTGTAACTGAAATCATCGCAATATCATTGTGAGCAACAAGTGCTTTACCGAGATCATCATCTCCTGATAAAACATTGAGCAATCCCTTTGGTAATCCTGATTGCACAGCAAGTTCTGCCATACGAAGTGCAGTACTTGGCGTTGATGGTGCTGGCTTCAAAATGACTGCGTTGCCTGCAGCTAGTGCTGGACCGAATTTCCAGATGGCCATAATTAATGGAAAGTTCCAGGGAGCAATTGAGCCAACAATTCCGATTGGGCGTTTGATTAACATCGATGTGTAACCCTCGGATAAAACTCCGGCGCCTGTGCCATCTAACGAACGTGCGGCTGCGGCAAAGTACTTCAAGTTATCTACAGCAAATGGCAATTCACCGTCGCGAAATACAGCAACAGGCTTTCCACTTTCGCGAACTTCTAGTTCAGTTAGCTTTGCCGAATCTACAGCAATTGCATCTGCGAATTTAAGTAGCGCAGCGCTTCTTACTGCAGGGGTTAATTGTGACCAATGTTTGTAAGCAGCTTTTGCACCTGTGATCGCTGATTCTAAATCTGATGTGGTTGCTGCTGCGTATTGGAGAGTATCCGAAGGTTTTGCAGGATTAACCAGTGTGATTGGTGCACCTTTGCCGGTGACATATTCACCGTTGATGTATGCGCTATGAGTTGTCATGGTTTAGGCATCTGCTAACAAAATTGAATCAGCAGAGTTCCAAGACAAATTACAGACAGAGCCAACAGGTGGCACTTCATTAAGCGCGCAAGAAACCTTGATCAATTGATCGAATCCGCAATCAACAAATAGAAGGCTAGAGCCGCCATAGAAATTAGAGCTAACGAGCGTGCCCGAAATCGTGCCAGTTGAGCCCAATTCAATGTCTTCTGGTCTAACAACTAAAACTGCCTTCGCACCTGATGCTAATTGAGTTGCAGGAGTTGGCAATGTTTTGCCCTTTACAGTAATTGTTGCGGTACCGAGTGAGCCTGCAAACAAATTGCTGGTGCCAATAAAGTCAGCGACAAACTTTGTTTTTGGCGCGCTATACATCTCAACTGGAGTTGCAACCTGCACGACTTCGCCCTTATCCATCAGTGCAATGCGATCTGCAATTGACATCGCCTCTTCTTGATCGTGAGTGACAATGATAAAAGTGATGCCTGCTTCGTGCTGTAAACGCTTGAGTTCGAGCTGCATCTCTGAGCGGACTTTTTTATCCAGTGCAGATAGAGGCTCATCCAGTAACAAAATCTTTGGTCGTTTAACAATTGCGCGTGCTAATGCCACTCGTTGCTTTTGTCCACCAGATAATTGAGATGGACGGCGATCCTTTTGATCGATTAATCCAACAGTTTTTAGGACGTCTTGAACTCGTTGATCAATTTCGCCCTTATCCAACTTCTCGCGGCGCAGACCATATGCAACGTTGTCATAGACATTTAAGTGGGGAAAGAGTGCGTACGACTGAAACATCAAATTTACTGGGCGCTTATTGGCAGGCACAGATAACAAATCTTCATTAGCTAAAGTCACAACACCTGAATCAAGGGATTCAAGGCCGGCAAGGGCGCGAAGCAGAGTTGTCTTACCGCAACCAGATGGGCCCAGAAGTGCGAAGAATTCGTTTTCGCGTATATCTATAGAAACGTTATTGAGCGCCTGAACATCACCGTATCGCTTTGAGACGCCTGCGATATTGAGAAATGAACTCATATTTGATCCCGCACCTTTACGTTTCGTTGAGCGATTGTGACAATCAAAGCGCTAATAAGCAAAACAACGGTTGCAAGGGCATTAATTTCAGGTGAGACACCAAAGCGAACCATTGAATAAATCACCATTGGCAAAGTTGGAGAGTTAGGTCCATTAGTGAAAAAAGCAATCACGAACTCATCGAGTGAGAGTGTGAAAGCGAGTAATCCTCCAGCAATAAGTGCTGGCTTGATACTTGGCAGAGTAACTCTAAAAAATATTCCAACTTGTGTATCACCTAGATCTTGCGCGGCTTCCTCAAGGGATGAATCAATTTGAGCTAGGCGACCTCGAACTATTGCAGTAACAAAAGCCATACAAAAGAGTGCATGACTGATAATTACTGAATGTAATCCAAGGGTTAGATGCAAAGATGTGAAGAGAGCAAGTAATCCAATCGCTAGCGCTAAATCTGGAAAAATTGCTGGAGTCAGCGCAACTGCTTCCATCGCTGAAGATTTTTGATATCGGGCTAAACCAATGGCCAATAAGGTTCCAAGAACAAGTGAAATTATCGTTGTAATGATTGCGACAATTAAGGTGTTCTTAAAGCCCTCCATGATGTTTGGGCTGTTAACCAATACCGAATACCACTTTGTGCTAAACCCAGTCCACATAAATGGCGCATCTGATTTATTAAATGACATAAAGATCAGTACTGATATAGGCAGATATAAAAATACAAGTACGCCATAAAGCGGAAGACGTAACCAGCCGAGTTTGTTATGCACGGGTATCCCCCAGCACTCGGCGATTCACACGCGCCTGAATAAAGAAGAGTGCGCA belongs to Candidatus Planktophila limnetica and includes:
- a CDS encoding aminobutyraldehyde dehydrogenase, yielding MTTHSAYINGEYVTGKGAPITLVNPAKPSDTLQYAAATTSDLESAITGAKAAYKHWSQLTPAVRSAALLKFADAIAVDSAKLTELEVRESGKPVAVFRDGELPFAVDNLKYFAAAARSLDGTGAGVLSEGYTSMLIKRPIGIVGSIAPWNFPLIMAIWKFGPALAAGNAVILKPAPSTPSTALRMAELAVQSGLPKGLLNVLSGDDDLGKALVAHNDIAMISVTGATTTGQAIMAEASKTTKRLHLELGGKAPAIVFEDADIKAMAHALAMGSTYNTGQDCTAATRIYVHTSKFDAAVKELTSVMSSIKYGDPQDPSSDIGPLISAEHRTRVHSFVENAKSAGATIHTGGFIPDIDGFYYPPTLITDAKQNSEAVQKEIFGPVVVVLPFSTEDEAISLANDCAYGLASSVWTTDVARAMRVTHQLEVGVTWINDHLPIASEAPHGGVKGSGFGKDMSAESVAEYSVTRHIMIKHAQTEAKDSFRPA
- a CDS encoding class I SAM-dependent DNA methyltransferase, producing the protein MSDEKALGLDEAYSVKTPEDNRRLYAKWAATYESSFVDAKQYRYPKAISEVFNEHVPTDADELARVIDIGCGTGLTGMYLSHLRPHLFIDGLDISPEMLAEARRKQRTDDSLVYTNLSECDLTQSVVNTFESYDALICSGTFTHGHLGPDALKNVLSLVRPAGWIVIGVNNEHFEGKNFQGELDSLADAKRITAPEILRIDVYEKGSPHFGDQARVILAQII
- a CDS encoding branched-chain amino acid ABC transporter permease — translated: MAGNDYLTQIVTRILIYGILVLSVEMCWGQTGIFTFGQAALFGIGGYVVGLVTTKSTNTDIGKLLLVAIIAGALVGLVLGIFLFSGKRVGELYVALVTLAISYICERLANSWTLLGSGNGIPGIPYPTIFGKEIGSAMGLFFLAFAVFAVALILCIIVVNSQFGLTMNAVRDDEERAEFFGYKRSVVQIAVFVFSAALAASGGALFAVSEGFVSPSMSGLALSTTTVLWVVLGGRGTFYGPLIALTVLQVVNIQMQNALPSLWPILVGFMLLLTMIFLPKGLTSLPAKIRESRRKKSHA
- a CDS encoding class II histone deacetylase is translated as MPTGYVWEEIYGWHNTGNAAGASPAGLNAQPYEHFESADSKVRLASAIEVSGLSKKLKRIPAIQATVEDISLVHPKEYIDRIKRDSATPVGGDAGDGLSPFGTGSYEIALWAAGGAIAATKAVVSGEVTNAYALIRPPGHHARVETGMGFCIFANAAIAIRYAQKHLGVKRVAVLDWDVHHGNGTQSIFYADPNVLTISMHQDGLFPPDSGHVTEQGEGAGSGYAINVPLPAGSGNGAYLRALEEIAFPAIEKFKPELIVVCCGFDAAMTDPLGRMIVTATGYREMTAALMKVAQKVCGGKIVMTHEGGYSPTYVPFCGLAVIETLAGVETEMKDALAEFWDVLPDQKLHEWQEERIQGIKSKLKFLTEVAKG
- a CDS encoding substrate-binding protein yields the protein MNKNIFKKGSTRRNTAILASAVAMLGALTFAPAQAAQTVKIGVLTDMTGAFGIVGKSNKAVAQFTINEINKSGGVLGRKLEMVLADSATDPAVATQVASKLVNQDKVAVVVGGVASFTRVAIRDVIAKRGKTLYIWPASYEGNECSNNVWNTGSAPNQQVDPTVKHLLSLGKKTFFLAGSDYLYPRNILARVRQVVLAGGGSIVGEEYVPLDMTDASNLVSKVLASKADALFEVVVLPGTGPFIKGVVDGGYKGTIAGTLFDEGINPIIGKQAEGLIGVQDFYLPVTDPFTKATVAKFNKQHPEAAGLFSATFNAPAWYRSIYLWKAAVEKAGSFDTAKVNKAMDSISLKQSIGGPVSFAPGTKHLNLPMYLGKSNADGSNTIVKKLGTIAPYECAKKQ
- a CDS encoding ABC transporter ATP-binding protein, with product MSDNYLEINNLSGGYEASQVLFDLSFAIPKTGVTAIVGRNGAGKSTLLQTIMGFIKPSAGVISFEGKEITNNSTYARTRLGIGYVPQDRPVFSDLSVRENLLIGASRLPKKQRTDLEPVLDIFPKLADRLDQKAGTMSGGERKMVGIARALIGQPTLLVMDEPTEGVWHGVVDEIQDRLITYGKNNAILIVEQNLDFTIAMASQILLLERGVISQRVSSASKGELEELRKRLTV
- a CDS encoding ABC transporter permease, producing MHNKLGWLRLPLYGVLVFLYLPISVLIFMSFNKSDAPFMWTGFSTKWYSVLVNSPNIMEGFKNTLIVAIITTIISLVLGTLLAIGLARYQKSSAMEAVALTPAIFPDLALAIGLLALFTSLHLTLGLHSVIISHALFCMAFVTAIVRGRLAQIDSSLEEAAQDLGDTQVGIFFRVTLPSIKPALIAGGLLAFTLSLDEFVIAFFTNGPNSPTLPMVIYSMVRFGVSPEINALATVVLLISALIVTIAQRNVKVRDQI
- a CDS encoding FAD-dependent oxidoreductase — translated: MKTSQVDVLIIGAGPAGLAAAIELKKSGVKSVRVIERERVAGGVPRHSFHPGYGLRDFKRFLSGPRYAQKYVDAAVEAGVQISTLSTATEWVNDSQVRVTSPAGIETITARSIILATGARERARAARAVPGKRPAGIYTTGSLQQSTYLEDLEIGTRAVVVGAEHVSFSAVMTLKHAGVKTVAMLTDKNKHESIGLVRVALGIWYRFKLITKTEIVEVLGDKRVTGVRIRRAGVESVIACDTIVFTGNWIPDNELVRRGGFAIDSIYKSPVVNATAQISGTSIYAIGNLVLPIKAADQCAVDAKTVAKKVAASLR
- a CDS encoding ABC transporter ATP-binding protein encodes the protein MSSFLNIAGVSKRYGDVQALNNVSIDIRENEFFALLGPSGCGKTTLLRALAGLESLDSGVVTLANEDLLSVPANKRPVNLMFQSYALFPHLNVYDNVAYGLRREKLDKGEIDQRVQDVLKTVGLIDQKDRRPSQLSGGQKQRVALARAIVKRPKILLLDEPLSALDKKVRSEMQLELKRLQHEAGITFIIVTHDQEEAMSIADRIALMDKGEVVQVATPVEMYSAPKTKFVADFIGTSNLFAGSLGTATITVKGKTLPTPATQLASGAKAVLVVRPEDIELGSTGTISGTLVSSNFYGGSSLLFVDCGFDQLIKVSCALNEVPPVGSVCNLSWNSADSILLADA
- a CDS encoding branched-chain amino acid ABC transporter permease; this encodes MSPTVIRGIFDVLSLSSVLILLVIGMAIIVGMMKVFNMCQGELVLLGAVTAFLCGKYLDNLWIGIILAPIVVGLFGLLLERTIIHRFYVNPQGALLATFAIGLIMRESLRTRMSTQSSPVDAPIQSSIDIGGASLPVWRIVIMVVTLLLAIAIGLILLKTNLGMKVRATLDNPELVSVSGISTKWMYAGTYAVGSALSGFAGAMIVPLQTLYPNLGYDNLILMFIAVMIGGLGQFGGPLAGAALIAVPGAVLGQFISPVTGQILVVLLAIIFMRFRPVGIFQRGR
- a CDS encoding ABC transporter ATP-binding protein codes for the protein MKLLEITSVTKKFGSLIAVDNASMFINQNEIVGLIGPNGSGKSTLLHTICGRTIATEGSILLEGSDITNKTPQNRAKAGMAIKFQLARIYLEKTVRENLLISLQAKESIWRQLRSASLKAFEVKILELAKEFQLEEYLNEPAKSLSHGQQQWLEIAMAMAVDPILLLLDEPTAGMSPKERADTAVLIKKASKKCGVLIVEHDLDFIKELCNRISVLHHGNIVATGTPQEIENDPRVKEVYLTRV